One genomic window of Lytechinus variegatus isolate NC3 chromosome 1, Lvar_3.0, whole genome shotgun sequence includes the following:
- the LOC121409223 gene encoding uncharacterized protein LOC121409223 isoform X1 codes for MVQGIGQVQEKVTLEDSHSAVGLNWYCNTVWMVNMKQASSNSSKSSVLCSDHFEDACFDRTGQTIRLRQDAVPTTFNLPPRHQKMETSSMAAGANVGRDEAYTTINNAAIAVTTTKSASVTAITIATAITKTTPDTKPPSPQLTRYCSWRRIYQELQSQGLPVSYNKKNAMGPSNELVVEYLATVVEMQRLTYCHR; via the exons ATGGTACAGGGtatagggcaagtccaagaaaaggtcaccctagaag attCCCATTCAGCCGTTGGACTGAACTGGTACTGTAACACAGTATGGATGGTCAATATGAAGCAAGCTTCATCgaattcctccaagagctctgtactctgttctgatcattttgaagatgcttgctttgACAGGACTGGGCAAACGATTCGTCTAAGACAGGATGCTGTCCCAACCACATTTAATTTGCCGCCTCGTCATCAGAAG atggaGACCAGCAGCATGGCAGCAGGAGCTAATGTTGGTCGTGATGAGGCATATACCACCATCAACAATGCTGCAATTGCAGTCACCACCACCAAGTCTGCTTCTGTCACTGCCATCACCATTGCCACCGCCATTACCAAGACCACTCCTGACACAAAGCCCCCAAGTCCTCAACTGACCAGATATTGCAGCTGGAGAAGGATATACCAGGAACTTCAAAGCCAGGGCTTGCCAGTCTCCTACAATAAGAAAAATGCCATGGGCCCATCTAATGAACTAGTAGTAGAATATTTGGCCACAGTTGTAGAAATGCAGAGACTAACATACTGCCACag GTGA
- the LOC121409223 gene encoding uncharacterized protein LOC121409223 isoform X2, translating to MAQRKVDSHSAVGLNWYCNTVWMVNMKQASSNSSKSSVLCSDHFEDACFDRTGQTIRLRQDAVPTTFNLPPRHQKMETSSMAAGANVGRDEAYTTINNAAIAVTTTKSASVTAITIATAITKTTPDTKPPSPQLTRYCSWRRIYQELQSQGLPVSYNKKNAMGPSNELVVEYLATVVEMQRLTYCHR from the exons ATGGCTCAGAGAAAAGTAG attCCCATTCAGCCGTTGGACTGAACTGGTACTGTAACACAGTATGGATGGTCAATATGAAGCAAGCTTCATCgaattcctccaagagctctgtactctgttctgatcattttgaagatgcttgctttgACAGGACTGGGCAAACGATTCGTCTAAGACAGGATGCTGTCCCAACCACATTTAATTTGCCGCCTCGTCATCAGAAG atggaGACCAGCAGCATGGCAGCAGGAGCTAATGTTGGTCGTGATGAGGCATATACCACCATCAACAATGCTGCAATTGCAGTCACCACCACCAAGTCTGCTTCTGTCACTGCCATCACCATTGCCACCGCCATTACCAAGACCACTCCTGACACAAAGCCCCCAAGTCCTCAACTGACCAGATATTGCAGCTGGAGAAGGATATACCAGGAACTTCAAAGCCAGGGCTTGCCAGTCTCCTACAATAAGAAAAATGCCATGGGCCCATCTAATGAACTAGTAGTAGAATATTTGGCCACAGTTGTAGAAATGCAGAGACTAACATACTGCCACag GTGA